Within Malus domestica chromosome 04, GDT2T_hap1, the genomic segment acacagacaaattttttttcagtacacacaaacacacacacagagagcaTACACCTGAGACTAATCTCAATTTCATCTTATGAAAACCCCAtattctaatctcaatttcacctaaataacaaaaccctaatttgttcaattgcaaatccacttgtatattatgaatttctcaaacccaaaacaacaaaatcaaataaacctcagttaatatcacaaacaaatccacacaaatcGACGAAAAAAAATCCAAGATTCGAAGCTTACCGACTAGAGGCAGATGACAGCGACCAGATGCAAGGATGACGATGAGCGTGAGGACGATGTGGGAGCACGGCAAGGACGACGACGAGGGCAGACGCAGAGAtgaggacgatgtgggatgtgagATGTGGGAAGACGCGGTTTCTCTGGCTTACGAGTCCGCCCGAATTTGGGATCCCTCGTGAAGAACGGCTAAGCCCCCCCTTAGTCCTAGCGAATCCCACCTAAGCTCATTAAAGCTAATCCCGGTACCCACCAAACACTggactatagtctagtccagtccagtcccagcgaatcctgtcaaacaaacgtgccctAGAAGTCTTTTTAAAAGAAGCACTGGTTTAGAATTACAAAAACACATAATTATGTAAAGTGTTTATCATCAAAATTATTATCTAGAGACATTTTTAAACGGATCATCAGGTTTTAAATTTAGGATCCTCATATTCTAAATTTAATAGAAACTTTTCCAATTTAAAAGAAGCACTTCCAATAACGTTTGGCAAAAGTGTTTCTCTAAATTAAAAAAGCATCTAGACATGCTTTTTAAAAGAATCACCTGTTTCAAAGAactaaatttttaataaaaatttcatcataatatataatataaacttTTCCAATTTAAGCGTTTACGAGCAAAAATGTTTAACATAAATATTTTCAACTTAAGATTCTAAATCCAATAGTGCATATCATGGATATTTCCAATTTGAAGCAATGTATAAATTTCTTTACATTCTTTCTAAGAGTATGGTGCAAGCAAGCAAGCAAAGCATGCAGTTCAAACAGTGGATTCAGAGAAAATATGGGCACCCAACCAAAACAACGAATAGATCCAACAAGCTGACATGAACAATTGCATCTGCATTTATGGTAGGACGTAAGTATTACATGACCGGAAATACACTCTGAAATTGCCATTCATCCGAAATATCGAATAGCAATCGGCTAACAAAATTACAGATACAGAACTTGAAATGTTTATATGGACAAATGATGATATAACAATCTCTGTTTGAATTCATTGCTGCCTGAGAACTCTCCAAACCTGAAAAGAGAAGGAGGATTTCAAGAAACTGATAAGAAAACGCGGTTACAATAATCCCGAATGTGAAAGACTGAGGAAAAAGATGAAAGAAGCGGAGGAGAAGTGCACGTACCCTGTTTACAGCACCCCAATTGGCCATAATCACATTTCCAAAAGAGATCCCCCTgtttacaaaaagaaaagaagagaacagCAAGACAGCAGCAAATCTGTGGCCCTTATAAAATCAGCCACGAACTTCTTATCTTTGTTTTTTTGACAAGACACCAACTTTAATCTGTGTTCCACTATATATGAATACGATTCGTTTGTCCAAGCACGCTGTTTAAGTGCACAAGAACcggaaagaagaaaatgaattcTAACAACCCAAAATGAAGGCATGTATTTCCGCCCAACTATTCACTGTGTAAAGAATACCGGTTAACCCTTTCCAATTAGAAGACCTTCCATCTGTGCATTCTTTCTGTTTCTTAACTAAACCCGCAAACAAAGGAACAAAAGATACCCCAAACTGAGTCGCCACTCTCCTAAGGCTTGAACTCGACCCAATTACGATACCAATATCTGCCTCCAGCAGACACAGTAAATCACCCACCGAGTCTCCTATGTAAACGGTCAAGTTCTTTCTGTCATTGCtgcaatttttcaatatttctttgaaagattgAACCTTGTTAATAGGAGACTCCACCTTCTTAACAATGTCACCTGTGGATATGGATTCCTTAAAAGTAAACTCATTTGCATGCACATTCAGCTCGGGTAAACCACCTGCTCCAAACAACACATAAACAAGAATGAGAGGCATGTCTATAAAGTTGCTAAGGGTGATAAATATGCACTTCAAATGTCAACACTGGAAATCTTATATGTCCACCAAAGGTCAGATTCTAAAGATTCTGAACAACGGCAAAATCTATGTCCAATAAATTCCCATAACTCATATGTTCCAGAATTTTCTCCTAAATCTAGGTAGACCAACTTCAAGGTGTCTTATGAATATATTTTTGTTCAAACTGTACCTAGAAAAGACGCAATACATTGAAACATAAGATTCTCTTAGGATCAAGTTCCAGTCAATTTCTACAGAGGCAAGAAGAATCATACTTTAATAACCAACCCGGCTTGTTCATATCAATCAGGATATACTATAGGGATCGAGACAATAAAACTATCTACTATCTCATAACAAGAGAATAAGAGTAAATTGGGTTTGAGTAATGCATACTCAAATATAAAGAAACAATTCAGAAGGAAAGTATACCTGATGAAAAGGCCGACCTTATGAGATCACCACACCAACAGTACGAAAGAACATGAACATTTgtattcaagttttcactcttGACAATTTTCTGGAAGAAATTAATACAACCATCTTGAAGAATGAGACGTTCACCAGCTCTTTTTATATCTTCGAGATTAAGACCCTTGAGTACTCCTGACTTTGTAACTCTATTGTTTGCCTTCCTCTCAAAATCTGAAAGTTTCTCTAGTGCTTTATGCAACTTTTCATAGTCAAACACCGCTGCAAAACCACAGAAGGGCAAATGGTCACACCTGAGCAAGTAACCTTTACAAAAGTGCTACTGTAACAATTTTTCACGCCTTCAAACATAAAGTTGAACATTCATGAATAGCAAACAAGACTACAGTAATTGTTAATATACCTTTTTCAGTGGGAACGATGCTTTCTATGCATTGCTCATACTCTTCTGTGTACTGCCTGGAAAGAAGACCCCATGTATTCCTGAGATCAGCTGATGACATCCGAGCAATATGATTTTCGGGCTGATGTTGATCAGATTTTTGATCAGATTTTGGTGCTGTTACTATTGCAATTTCAGCCAAAATGGCAGATGAATCGACGATCGTACAAGTCAagtcaaaatcagaaaatatcACGAGCCGATCTTCTGCAGGGTTATGCTCTTTGATCAGAGGAACTACAGTTGGCTGAACAAGGGGCTGAGCAGAGAAGAACTCTATTTCAAGTTTCATTGCTTGGTGATAAAGCTTTTCGATTATGTCAAGTTCCTCGCCTGTCAAAGAGACACTTAGTTTATCGAGCAACTCTTCGGTTTGTACAGCTGATGCCTGAATTCAACGATAACGGTAATTGAACTGTTAGTAAAAGAAGGCAATTTATGTAATGTATCACCCTTTCAGATCAGAATCAGGAGAGTAAATTCAGACTGACCATAAGAAAACAAGGTGATATGACGAACCTGAAAACTTTCAGAAGAATAATTGTCAATCCACTTCAAGTACGGGTGACTGCCTTCATTGGGATCTAGAAGGGCCTTGAACTCTTTACCAAGAAAGGCATACAGTCTCATGCAAGGAGTCATAGCGCCAAGGGTGTAAGCAGCAACTTTGGTTCTTTCAAATGGAGTTGCAAGTTTACCAGGACCCTTGACTCCTTCAACTTTTCCAGAGGCTGTTGCCAATAAGAAATCTGTGTACTTCACGGCAGCAGAGTTGATAGGGGCCTCTTTAGCACCCTGTAAACCCCATCCCTGCATGGCTCTCTTTATTTTAGACAATGCAAAACGTAACtcaaaagaatatgaaacattAATTTTCTGCCAACATTTGCATTCAAAATACTCAATTGGATGATTGCAGATCACTTATAATTTACATGTCTCCTCCCGTGTCATAGATAAAATAGCCCTTCATTGTACCTTCACAAATGAATCATGCATTTTCAGCTCCTGCCGAACTGCCTTCctcaactcagaaatcacaggCTTTGCATCATCATCGTCTGCACAATCTTCTGCCAATTCATACCTAAATATTCATACATAAAAGAAGATCAAACAAATAAATCGCACAAAAGAAGATCAAACAAATAAATCGCACAAAATAACATATACAAATCCAACTCCACCAGTTCTGAAGAaacctaaaacaaaaaatttcttaTCTTCTATATTATTTTGGATTTCAGtgtaaacaaaaaacaaaatttttaccTAATTCGATGCATATAAATATTTCCAAAATACCTAACCCTCCATTTGGTTGCTGACaagactggaaaaaaaaaaggaatgaaaataaaaattgaaatcaaatatgATTTTAGTTGCTCCTATCACTAAAGAACTATTGAATCGCCCAAATTAGTCAATCAATTAAATTATGCTAAACAAAATTTCAGGATAATTCTCTCCATTATAGCCATTCAAAAGCTAAGATTTAAGTTTTGTTCTTTTGCTTCCTATGTTTCCTCAGCAACCAACGAGAGCAAGAAGTCAATAacagataaacaaaaagaatacCATTCTTGATTTTTAGCTAAAATCTGTAAAATGAAACATAAGAACTCCATCTCCTGGAAAACATATAATCGATACTGAGCTTTCATCAAACCATACATTTTTCCTCCTATTGATTAAAACTCTACACTCACAATctaatttcctttcttttcccaTATTTTCCCGTCACCATGAAGACCACAACAATGAAATTTTCTACCAAACCTTTACTATTTGTGTTAGGAGTAAAACCGTAAATTGCAATTTCAAGCAATTCATGAAATTTTCTGCCTAAAATTGCACTCTAACTTATAAAAACTCAATAAAACGAAGCAAATATttccaaattaacaaaaaagaaaatcaaagaatTACAATGAATACTCCAAGCTAAACTTTCTTGGCACACTTACAATCCATCTTTATTTGCTTAAACACTCAAAGGGTCATTGAAATATTAAACAAACCCAGATTCAGATTCGGATTCAGATTCAATCGCAACATTttcccagcaaccaaacagtCCCCAAAACCCCAAAtgaaaaatacataacaaattcGCACAGAAACAATAAGTGaaattaaagaaagcaataaCAACTCACGCGTGAGCGAAGGCCTTGAGAAAGTGAACATCTTGGGCAATATAATTGCGGAAAGTTTCAATCTTGAGATTCCCAGAAGCCAAACAGAGCGAGAAGGGAGTGTACATAGCGAAAATCGATTCTCGGTTGAACTTGATCCAGAAGCGGCGGGCGAGACCCACCTCGTTGTCGACGACGGCGGAAGCCATGGCTGACTTCGGCGGAGGTAAGGCCATTGAGTTGGCACAGTGGGATCGGAGCGAGTTCAATCGCAGACGGAGGGAGTTGAAGAGAGTTGGGGTTTTGATTGGGTTTGGAGGGAAGAGTCTGCGCATCAAAATCAAGAAagcggaagagagagagagagagagagagagagagagagctctgtgTCTGTGTCTCTGTGTGGGTTAGTGGGGGTGTGTGAAAAGAGAGGAAGTTTTAATCTGCTATAACCTGATGGAGGTTGTTTTTCACCTTCTGTTTTATTCAAGCACTTGATGTAAAGTTATACAcacatcatttttatttttcatatatttttttaaattttagattgtcgaattgattgaattgaagaatatttaaaaaatataaataaataagaggATATGCGATGTACAAATGAAGTTTAAAgctaattaacaaaaaatttaacaaaaaagttAATTACAAAATACACTGACAAAGTTTACAGTAACATTGAAATGGGGGTGCaatgtttcaattttttcacaTTACTAATCCATGTATTAAAGGTTTAACATTTCaagtcatttttttttgtgtttaattaAGGTCGGAGGACTAAAACAATTTGAACTGTTAACAATTTGATATTGTAAATATTAAtatgagaaaattgaaaaaccgTGTGTTTTGTGAAAGTGACATCAAACTTCCAGAGTTTACTTTGTAATTAACTCTCTTTAATATTACGCCGGTTAAACTACTTAGTCAAGATAGTGTAATCTCAATATTACAGCCTAGCTCGATTAATCCTACTCTCtataaaattaaaacataatacgattttgtaaaaaaaaataataagaataatatGATTTTGAAAGATTAAAGAGCCTAAGCTACATACGAAATCACAATTAATGCTAAAAAATAATACTTTCTATCATGGATAATAATGGATATTACAAAGATATATAGCATGAAGGAAAGGGATGAAAAGAAAGGGGTCAATTTTGTGTCATTTTCTAGTGAAAGTATTTGACACGTTGTTTGATTAGACTTGGGCATAGAAGGTGGACGACAAGGACCTTGTTTGTACAACTTCAACATTTTCGGATTTTGCCATCCATGTAGGTATATAATACCAACATCTCTTTCGATTTCATATGTGTTTTTGGTGAACATCTCTTTCAGTTATTTTCGCTTCAAATATTCTTCCTTGATATCAACTTTCTAATTCAGTTTTCccacatttgtttttttttttggaaattaagAGAAATTTCCGTTTACATGCAATGTCTGGTACATTCGTACGTAATGTGCGATAACATCAAGGATATCAAATTAGAATAAGTAAGTTTTTTCATCAAAAGTGGGTACTACGTCAGGCACACCTTTTAAATCTTATACATGCATATTTGCCCAATTAAATTCCAATTTTCTACGTTTTGAAGTTGTGTGTTTCCATACACTTCACTATATTTAGACTAATATCATAACCTAACCGCTCAAGACATGACACATCTGTCAATGAACACCCGTAAATGAGCTCAACTCGATCCAATCCCCTTTCCCCTCCTATTCGAGTCCAAGTGAGTTTCTCATGTCGCGACTCTCACTCAAACTGAAATATCTGATAAACTATTATGACCATTTTGATATGTTAATTTCTAAATTCATCAACATAATGCCAaccaataaaaaatatcaaacgaaaaatcacaatacGACTATGAAATGCGTATAGAATTATTCATTGGATAATAAAAAGTGTAGAGAAGGGTGGCCAACAACATTATTGTTAGGCAGGTGACACTCGAGGTTTAATTGGACACAAAAGAAAACGGCGTTGCTATGATCCTCATGCACTGGCAGGAGGGCTGGTTTTGCCACCAACACATGTGCAATCAAACGAGAGCATACGTTGGGGCCAACCTCTTCTAATGCCATTACAGAGTTAGGAGCCTGGTTAGCATGAGGACGATGCCCTCCAACGTAAACACATTTGCCATGATCGTAAAGTTTGAGACTGTCTGGATTACATTTGATTAGGAAGTCGCAATCAATGTCACGAGAGCATACGTTTGCGCTGGCCTCTTCTAATGCCATTGCCGAGTTAGGAGCCTTGTCTGCACGAGGATGATGCCCTCCAATGCAAACACGTTTGCCATGATCGCAAAGTTTGAGACCACCTGGGTTACATTTAATTAGGAAGTCGCAATCAATATCACGAGAGCATAAGTTGGCACCGGCCTCTTCTAATACCACTGCCGAGTTAGGAGCCTTGTTAGCATGAGGATGTTGCCCTCCGATGCAAACACATTTGCCATGTTCGCAAAGCTTGAGACCGCCTAGATCACATTTAATTAGGAAGTCGTAATCAATATCATGAGTGCATACATTGGCGCCGGCCTCTTCTAATGCCATTGCCGAGTTAAGAGCCTAGTCAACATGAGGACGTTGCCCTCCAACGCAAACACAGTTGCCATTATCGCAAAGTTTGAGACCGCCTGGATAACATTTAAggctttttaaccaaaatggtccatgagatttgcataactcctctctttggtccctgagatttgaaatcaataaaagtggtccttgagtttgtccaccatcaatcaatTTGATCATTTCATGAAAATTTTCCATTAAATAAggctaaaataacaaaaataccctcaatttttgtcaaatcatttggcCCATTGTTTCTTAAATTGAGggaatttttgtcattttggtcattatttaataaaacttttcatggaatgaccaaaatgattgatgatggatAAACTCAGGaatcacttctattgatttcaaatatcggggaccaaagtgatgagttatgcaaatcctaaggaccattttagctaaaaagcctaCATTTAATTAGGAAGTCGCAATCAAACGAGAGCATACGTTGGTGCCGGCCTCTTCTAATGCCACTGCAGAGTTAGGAGCCTGGTTAGCATGAGGATAATGCCCTCCAACGCAAACACATTTGCCATGATCGCAAAGTTTTAGATCGCCTGGATTACATTTAATTAGGAAGTCACAATCAATATCTCGAGAACATACGTTGGTGCTGGCCTCCTTGGCTTTTGCTGCTTCCACTTCTGCAGTTGATCCTAACAATACTAATACACCTAAGATAAAAATCGATAACGCAAATGTTAAATAGATATAGATTAATAAGGAACTAATCTTGTGCATGTAATAACTTTAGTAAGTGAGAGAGAGACTTACAAATTGCAATACTGCAAGGGGAGGCAAAACCGATAACGAGAGAGGCAGCCAGTTTTACGTGATAAAGACTCTATATTTATACTGTGTGATATGACCCCATTTGCCCCATATTTGGACGTGAGATGGAATGTGGGCCTTTTACTTTGTTCCCTACTCGGATTACTTTCCTTCGAAATATATCTTTgtattccttcttcttctttattttgctTAGATATTATTATATTTCTTCTATAAATTACAGAGTTAAAACTAATTTTGGCCAGATTTTATGACAATCAGTCTACCACTCGATTTTTTTCCCTTGAAAACGTAACATTGTATTTATTCTATAAATTACAGATTATATATTGAGTTTGGCCATATTTTATGACAAAAGAGTGACTTAGTTACGTACCAAGCAAAAACTCATTTCCTTTGTTTAGAATTTCCCCACAAGTCATGTTTGTGTGCTAGGTTTCTAACACTAAGTTTTCTACATTAATATCCTCAACTTCTTTTTTCCCTAAATTTGAGTATGTATGTGAGTTATTTCATGTCTTAATTGTTTCAAATTTACAATCGTTCTACCTTCGAATTTTTTAGGTCACATTTTCAAACCGTATATATGGATATGACAAAGCCATACCATGAACAAACTGGATGAAATCTGTAGGTAAGGGCTTATTTTGTGTCATTTCTTGTGAAAGTATTTGTTAGGTTGTTTTGTTGTAAGACATTaggtaaattaaaaataaactaattttcaaatattcaaaaaaaacaaaaaaaaacaaaaaacaaaaagaggtAGAAATTAGGCGATTTTTTTCTATAAtattgaaaaatgtaaaataagTATAAAAAGTAAAAGTGGAGAAAAGGTAATGCTGAACTTAacctaatatttaatttttaaacacaTATTTAAATGCTAAAAAGTAAAAGTGGAGaaagaataataataaactTAACCTAATAGTCgtgttgatttttttaattcaagttGAAATGCTTCTATAAAAATTCAACTGCTTAAGACATGACATATCAACTATCATAGACTTTTATATAGAGTATTTTCTATTTAAACATATACAGCAAACTGTGTGAATTACACCAAATTAAACCACCCCGTGGCCATCCCCCCACCGCCACAACGCCGACATCCACCAAATCACAAAACACAACTTGAATTAGGAAGTCACAATCAGTGTCAATATAACATACGTTGACGTTGACACTTTATGCCTTCTAAACGCAAATGCTGCCATGATCGCAAACTTTAAGGTAGCCTAGAATACATTGAATTAGGAAGTCACGATCGGTATCAAGGGAACCTATGTTGACGCTTTCATAGGACGGTGCCTTCTAACGCAAAAGCATTTGCCATGATTGCAAAATTTGAGGTCACCTGGATTACATTCAAAATTTTCTACTACCGCTGCTTCCACTTTTGCAGTtgattttaaaaatagagagattatattcacacattcTAAATTATGTTACTCACATCTAAAAAGTGTTAGAGGTATGtagaatataaaaaaatattaaaaatattaaaagaaagtGGAAGAAGTAATTTGATGTGTGTGAATATATTTAATCTCTCCTAAAAATATTGACGTGCCTGAAATAAATATCATGCAAATATTAATTAACCAGATTAAAGATTAATAAGAAAATGATCTTGTACATGTAATTTTAGCAGTGGGACAGAGATTGACATATTGCTATGCTGCAAAGGGAAACAAAGAAGCCAAGAAGGAGCCATAGTCTTGCTGTATATTCTGGCTtgtaatacatacatatatatatatatatatatatatatatattctggcttgtaatacatacatacatatatatatacacacacacacacttggaGTAGAGAATTTTTGTTGTGAGCTCTTCATCCTAAACCCTTATATTTATAGTCGATATAATATGACTTTATTTTgtttagaaaaaataaaactaatatGAGATCTATATTGATTTTGCCACCTACCCAAATCACAAAACATagctttaccttttttttttcttgtcaatTCCTTATTTATTTATCTTGTGTCCACTGTAATTAAGGTTAATTGGGGAGGCTGATCATTTCACTGGGGGACAATTAACTGCAGAGTCCAACTCCAAGTGAGTTTCAATCGCAGCTGCGACTCTCACCCAAACTGAAATATTCGATCAAATATTATGACCACATGTTTGATATGTGTTAATCTCCAAACCTAATTATTAagctaatttaatttaatttgatcAACATAATGCcagcaaataaaaaatatcaaacGATACAACTGTGAAAAGCGTATATATTTATTCATTGGACAAGAAAAAGTGTAGCGAAGGGTGGCCAGCAACATTACATTGTTGTTAGGCAGCTAATACTTTAGTGTGGAAATTTTCAGGTCGACGGACCGA encodes:
- the LOC103434223 gene encoding bifunctional TH2 protein, mitochondrial-like yields the protein MRRLFPPNPIKTPTLFNSLRLRLNSLRSHCANSMALPPPKSAMASAVVDNEVGLARRFWIKFNRESIFAMYTPFSLCLASGNLKIETFRNYIAQDVHFLKAFAHAYELAEDCADDDDAKPVISELRKAVRQELKMHDSFVKGWGLQGAKEAPINSAAVKYTDFLLATASGKVEGVKGPGKLATPFERTKVAAYTLGAMTPCMRLYAFLGKEFKALLDPNEGSHPYLKWIDNYSSESFQASAVQTEELLDKLSVSLTGEELDIIEKLYHQAMKLEIEFFSAQPLVQPTVVPLIKEHNPAEDRLVIFSDFDLTCTIVDSSAILAEIAIVTAPKSDQKSDQHQPENHIARMSSADLRNTWGLLSRQYTEEYEQCIESIVPTEKAVFDYEKLHKALEKLSDFERKANNRVTKSGVLKGLNLEDIKRAGERLILQDGCINFFQKIVKSENLNTNVHVLSYCWCGDLIRSAFSSGGLPELNVHANEFTFKESISTGDIVKKVESPINKVQSFKEILKNCSNDRKNLTVYIGDSVGDLLCLLEADIGIVIGSSSSLRRVATQFGVSFVPLFAGLVKKQKECTDGRSSNWKGLTGILYTVNSWAEIHAFILGC